From the genome of Acidimicrobiia bacterium:
ACGTGCCTTTTTGGAACCGGATGCCTCGGGATCCGGGCGGAGCCGAGTGAGCACCTCGGCCAAGGCTGTTGCTCGGTGGGCGCCCAACTCGACGGCGACGATGAAGCCCGCATGATTTCAGCGCTCGGTGCCACCCTCGATCCGGAACGATTTCAGCACCACGCCATCGCCGCCCAGGACGGCGTCTTTACCGATGCCAGCCACACCGCCACCGCCGTCGTAGACGGCGCCTGCATCTTCCTCAACCATCCTGGCTTCGCCGGGGGGGCCGGGTGTGCGTTGCACCTCGCCGCCATCGACGCCGACGAATCGCCCATCGATTGGAAACCGTCGGTGTGCTGGCAGTTGCCGATCAAGGTGGACTGGGAACCGGGCCCCCACGACACCGAAGTGGCCACGGTCCGGCGTTGGACTCGCGCCGACTGGGGCGAAGACGGCGAGCCCATGGCGTGGTGCTGCACCGAGGGCGAGCGCGCCTACGGGGGTGAGCACAGGGTGCTCGACTCGCTGGGCGCTGAGATCGAGGCGCTCGTGGGCACGGCGGTGCATGTGGAACTCCGCCGCCGCCTCGCCCCCTAGCCCTCACCCGGCACCATCGGCTGAGCACTAGGTTTCCCGGCATGGCTGATGACGACCTTCATGACTTCGAGCGCATCTCCTTCGGTCACGACGGCAAGGAGCGCACCGTATTCCGCCGCGGAACAGGCCCGGCAGTGATCGTGATCTCCGAGATGCCGGGGATCTCGCCCAAGGTCGCCGACCTGGCCCGCCGGATCTCCGACATCGGGTGCACGGCGGTTATGCCGCACCTCTTTGGCGTGCCGGGGCGCGACCCGAACCCGGAGTCGGCCGGAACATTCGGGGCCGTCCGCTACATGCTGTCCTCGATCGTCCCGGCCTGCATCAGCCGCGAGTTCGCCACGTTCGCCCTGGGCCGTACCTCCCCAGTGGTGGCTTGGCTCCGGGCACTAGCCGCCGTCGAGCACGAGCGGTGCGGGGGCCCCGGAGTAGGGGCGGTGGGCATGTGTTTTACCGGTGGCTTTGCTCTGGCCATGGCGGTGGACGACCGGATGCTGGTCCCGGTCCTCTCGCAGCCCTCGATGCCCATGAGCATCGGAAAGAAACGCCAGCACACCATCGACATTTCCAGCGCCGACCTCGACCAGGTGAAACACCGGTGCGCCAACGACGGGCTCGAAGTGTTGGGCCTGCGCTTTGCCAGCGACCGCTTTGTGCCCGACGAGCGGTTTGCCTTTCTTCGCGAGCAACTCGGCGATGCCTTCGTGGCCGTGGAATTGAGCGATGCCGATGCCAATCCGGAGGCCGTCACCAAGCCTCATTCTGTGCTCACCGAACATCTCATCGACGAGGTCGGGACCCGCACCCGCCAGACCCTCGATGAAGTGCTCGAATTGTTCCGCCGCAAACTCCTCGTCTAGCCCTCCCCGCACTGTTCACGACGGTGGGGCGAGCACCGATTCGATCTCGAGATCAAGGGCATGGCGGCCGTGGCGCTGGGCCATGGCCACGAACATGTCATCGCCACGGTCGGTCTGGCCCACCAGACCCGAAGCCCCGATCGCCATCGACAAGCCCGCCATGGTGAAGCGGCGGTAGTCACGCCACAGGTTGTCCCAATCCAATTCCACCCCGTGTGCCGCCATGCCCGCCTGGTACAAGCGCACGAGATCCTTCTCGTGGTGGCGGCGATCCTCGGTGGTCAGCCCGGCCCCGATGAAGTAACTGAGGTCCATCACCCCGTTACCGTGCACCACGGTCTGCCAATCCACCACCGCGATGGCTGGGCCCCCCGTTGCCGTGGCGAAGAGCAGGTTGTCGAGGCGGTAGTCGCCGTGTTGCAGCGTCCAGGCGGCGGGGTCCGCCGAGGCCACCTCGGCCAGGGCCGGAATGGCCCGGCGGGCCAGAGCCAGGATGTCATCGTCGATCCGATCGGAATACCGCTGTTCGAAGAGATCCAGCAGCGAGAGCACCAGCATCGACGTAAAGGCGGCGGTGTCGGGGGTGGACCGGGCCAGCCAGGCCAGGTCCTTCAGCGATGGATCGCCCCAGCGGGGACCGTGCAAACTCGGCAAGTGCTCCACGGCGATCGCCGCCACCGACGGCGAGCAGCCGGCGATCTGGTCGCCCTGCTCGGCGGGGGCGAGGTCTTCGAGGAGCAAGACGAAGTCGTCGCTGAGCGGGTCGTGGGACACATGGAAACAGCCCGGAGCGCGGACCGGGAGGTGGGGGGCGAGATCACGGTAGAAACTGGTCTCAATGAGGTAGCTACGCAGGGCCCGGCTGGTGTTCCGACTCGTCTCGTCATCGCTGGGCAACTTGGCCACGATGGTGGCCGGCCCACCGCCGCCGGGGGAATACGTGAGGGTGACCCGAATACTCGAGGCCACCTGGCCGGTTCCCACCGCCTCCATCTCGATAGAGGCCACCGGGGTTCCCAAGGCCTCGGAAAGAAACGTCGGGGTAAGGACATCACTGGATCCCATGACGAGTGCTTAGCGCACGGCTTCGGCTCGCTCCTGTCACGCCCACCGGCTGATCGGCCACCCACCGGATGAGAAACGGGTGCGGCCCGCCCTGTTCCGGGGGTCAGTCGACGTCGATGTCGGGCTCCGCCAGTAACCCGGCGGCGGCCGCCAACGCTTCAGCCAAACGCGATGCCTTCTCGGCTACGGCCCACATGTGCGCCTCGGCCATGTCGGATCGGCCGCGTAGCGGCGGGGAACCGATCGAGCGCATGAGCGCGGTGGGATCCGTGGTGCGCACGATGGGCTCAATTTCCGGCACCGGTGGGACCGGCCGCCACAGGTCCACCGGCTTGGCTTTCTGACCACTGCGCTTACGCGATGGGCTGCGTTTCCTCGGTTGGGCCATCAGAGGTCGTCCGCCGCCAACAGTTGATCGGGCCGCAAGCCCAGCGCGGTGCGCAACTGTTCGGCGTCGAGGTCGGCGAGCGAGCTGCTCTTGGGCAATACCAGGTCGGCGATACGACGTTTGCCACCCACCACCTCCTCCACCCGTTCGTCCACGGTGCCGGGACACACCAGACGATGCGACAGCACGGTACGCGTTTGGCCGATGCGCCATGCCCGGTCCCGGGCCTGATCCTCCACCGCCGGGTTCCACCAGCGGTCGTAGAGCACCACATGGTTGGCGGCGGTGAGGTTGAGGCCGGTGCCGCCAGCCTTGAGTGACAAGACAATGGCTCCCGCCCCTTCACCGTCCTGGAATTCCTTGATCATCGTGTCCCGGGCTCCCCGGGCGAGCCCTCCGTGATAACACCGGATCGCCTTCCCCGACACGTCGCTGAGGTGCTCGGCCAGGCGCACGCCCCAGGTGGCGAACTGGGTGAAGATGAGGATTCGCTCGTTGGCCTCGAATACCTGCTCCACCACTTCCTCAAGGCGGTTGAGTTTCCCGGAACGGCCCGCCAACGGGCCATCGTCTTGTTGATAGTTCCACGGATGATTGCAGATCTGCTTCAGCGCCGTGATGGCGGCCAAGATCGCCCCCTGCTTCACCTCGCGCTCAGCTCCTTCGGCCTGGGTGACCAGGCCATCGAGCACCGCCTGGTACAAACCAATCTGCTCGGCGGTCATGGTGCAATGGTCGAGTTCGTCGATGCGATCGGGCAACTCCGCCGCCACGGCTGGCTCGGTCTTGGTACGACGAAACACCAGGATGCCGTTGAGCGCCCGCAGCGCCTGCTCACCTTCACCCGACAACTGCGCGATGAAACTGGGTCGAGCACCCACCAGGCCCGGGTTGGTAAAATCGAGAATCGACCAGAGGTCACCTAGGCCGTTTTCGATCGGGGTGCCCGTGAGGGCGAGGCGGGTGCGGGCGGGAATCCGCCGTAGTTGCTGGGCCGTTTCGTTCGTGTGGTTTTTGATGGCCTGCGCCTCATCCAGGACCACCCGATCCCACGTGCGCTGTTCGAGCGCCTCGACGTCGCGTACCGCAGTTCCGTAGGTGGTGATCACCACATCGGCGTCGGCCACTTCAGCCGCCAGTTGCTCCGCCGATGCTCGCGAGGCGCCGTGATGAACCACCACCTTCAAATCGGGCACGAAGCGGGCGGCCTCGGCGGCCCAGTTGCCCACCACCGCCGGTGGCGCGATCACCAGCGACGGGCCCTGGCCCATCGTGCGCCGGAGGTGGGCAAGCACCGTAGGGGTCTTGCCCAGCCCCATGTCCAGGGCCAGGCATCCGCCTAGTTCTACTGCGTCGAGAAAGTCGAGCCAGCCCAATGCCTCGGCTTGGTAGGAGCGCAATTCGCCGTGGAACCCCTCTGGCTTGGTCACGGGCGCGGCGGGGGCCGACGAGGCCTTTTCGAGCAGGTCGGTGGCCCAACCGGAACCCTCCACCCGTACCCCGGCACCAAAGGGCGTTCCCTCCAGTCCCACAACGTGACGGAGGATCTCCGCGCCCGTCATCTGCGTCGACGAAGCCCGCTCCGCCAACGCAGCGGCTGCTTCCTTCAAATCGACCCCGTCGAGTTCCACCCAACGTCCGTGCGACTGCACCAGCGGCCGGGCCTCGGCCGCCAATCGAGCAATGTCCGCCGCCGACAGTTCAACATCGCCGAACACGGCCGACCAGCGCACATCACTGAGCTGATGCGCTCCTACTACCGGCTCGCCGGCAGGCTCCACAAAGAGCCGCAAACCCGCGCGCGGCTTACGGCGGGACAAGGCGGGGACGCGCACATCAAATCCCGCGACCGCCAGCGTGGGACCGATCGTCGTCATGAGTTCCCAGGCTTCGTCCTGGCTGAGATACACCTGACCGCGCCGCAGGCCACCGGCCCGGCGCAGGGTGTCATAGAGGCGTTCCAGACGCTCCATCTCATCGGCGAGGTGTCGTGTTTTCTTGCTGTCGGTGAGGGCCTGCTCAACTGGGAGTAAGCCGCCTTCGGCACCGCGGCCGAGCACCTGCAGGAACCAAGCGTCGCCCTTGTCGGGCGGGTCGAGTTGCACCACCAAGGTGGTCTTGGCCACTCCCGCCACGCCACTGATCCAACTGTCGAGGCGCTTGGATACTTCCGCGCCCGCCGGGATCGGGGCGGTGAAGGGCGATCCGTCGAGCCGGGCGATAAAGGCCTCGCCCACATCAGCAGCGTTACGAATGATCGGCGGGGTGGCCGGCCGCTCCAACTTTTCGGCCGCCTCTCGGGCAATGGCATCCACCACCTCCCCGATGACCTCAATGGTGACCACCCGTGGCTCCTTGCGGCTCAGCACCGCCACCGGGCCGGGCATCGCGGCCGCCAGGCGGGACACTTCTGCATCATCGATCCGGGCCGGTGACCACCGCACGTTGAGGTCCATCGCCTTCCCATCGGGATGCCGCTGGGTACGCAGGCTCGGAACCAAATCCCCTCGCGCCACCAATCGCACCGCCGCCACCGCCACCCGACCTAGCCACCGCACACTGGCGCCCACCCCGTCGTCCTGCGCGTTGCCCCCGCCTACCGCGACCACGAGCCAGCCGAGCGCTTCTTCCACCGGGATAGACAGCGCCGCCGCCCGCAGCCCGTTGGGTAGCGAAACATCGGCGTGGGGAGCCCACCCCAGTTTGGGGCCACCGAGGGCCTCGAGGCGATCGGCCAGCTCTGCGTTGCGGTGCGCCACCACATCGGGGCCGCCGGCCCAGATGATGATGGAACCGCCCTCCCAGGAAGCCTGCAGGCGCACTTCGCCGGTGGGGTCAGCGGTGGGAATGAGCACCCCAGACCCGGTAGAGACCGAGCGGGTGATCAGATCGTAGGCCGCTTCCAGGCGATCGAGTTCGGCCTCGAAGTCCCCCACCACTTGGGCGCGTTCGGGACCCCCGAGGCCACTGACGGAGTCGAGAGCATCCTCGGTCTCGTCCATCAGTCGCTCGAGGAGAAAGCGCCAAGCGACGGGGTCGGCTTCGAGCAACGTCCGCTGATCGGCGGTGGCGGTGCCCTCCGCTGCAGCCCACGCCGCGGCCTCGAGAGCACGTGTGCGGTCTGTCATGCAGAGAAGAGTTGGTGGCCCTGAGGTAGCGCCACCGGCTCAGTGGTAAGGATACGCCTTTCCACCCCCAATGCCAGAATTTCAGACCCTGGGAACCTTCAGAGCGGGCGGGGGGTCGCCAAGTCGACGGCATTTCGGTGCAGCACGGATCGCCGATCCTCGGGGGAGAGCGGCTGGGTATCCGCCACGTAATCAAGGGGGTGGGGAAGGGCTTCGATGTGGGGCCAGTCTGAACCAAAGATCACCCGGTCGGCGCCCATGAGGGCCACCAGCGTCTCCAGATCGTCCTCCCAGAACGGATTCACCCACACATGCCGGCGGAACTGCTCCACCGGGTCCTCCTTGAAATAGCCGGGAAGCTTCTTGTCCTGCGAGCGCAACTTTCGGAACAGATCGGGCAGAAACTCGGCACCGTTCTCGATGGAAGCCACCCGCAGGTTCGGGAACTTCACGAAGTGACGGGCCAGGGTCATCGACAGGAGAAAGTCGTGGACGGCGTCTTCGATGTGGAAACTCTTGATGGTGGGCCGGAAATCTCCCTGGCTGAAGTTGGCCGCGAACCCGTCGCGAGCAAAGCCGTTCGATGACCGGCCAGTGTCGCCGGCGTGCACCACCACGGTGATGCCCGCTTCGTTGACCCGGGCCCAGAACGGGTCGTAGGCCGCATGAAACGGACTGCGCTCTCCGGTGACGGTGGTGGGAGCCGCCGCTCGCATCACGATGATCCGAGCACCCTGGTCAAGGGCCCACTCAAGTTCCTCCACCGCCCATTGGTCATCAGCCAGCGTGAGGTAGGGGGCGGTGAGGATGCGCCCGTGGTAATCGAACGGCCAGTCCTCGGCGAGCCATCGGTTGAAGGCCCGGAAGGTGGCACAGACGGCGAAGGGATCGTCCTTGAGCGGTTCCTCGTAGATCATGCCCAAGGTGGGAAACAAGAAACATCCCTCAAGGCCCTGCTCATCGAGCACGGCGAGGCGCGCCGACGCGGAGCGGTACTCGGCGCGGATCGGTTCGTGGTCGTGTAGCAACTCGATCGGGTTGGCGCCCTTGGGGTTGCCCCGGAAGAACTCGCTCAGGCACCCGGGCTTGGAGATCGGGTCGAACGTGGCGTTGGTCACCGCACGGCTGACCTTGCCCCCGAGCACGTGATACTGCCGGCCGTCGATCGTGGCCCACTGCACCGCGCGCGGCCCGAGCGCGGGATCGAGATGCCGGGTGAAGGCATCGAGAGCCTCGTAGTAATGGTTGTCTGCATCCCAGATGGGATGGCCGAGATCCTCCACACCCCCAGCCTAGGGCCGGTTCAGGGCGGGATGACGGCCGGCCAGCAACCGCAGCAGCACGCGACGGGGTACGGCCCGAGTCGCCACCACGGCCAGCTGATTTGGCCTCCCCGGAATCAACACATCCCGACCCTTGTCCAGCGCGGCTAGGGCTTGGAGCGCCACCTCGGTGGCGCTCACCCACATGAACGATGGCAGGGCCGCTGCTGCCGCCGCCGCCTCGGCCTCCCCCATCCCTGAGGCCACCGCAAATTCCGTTTCCACCGGGCCGGGACACACTGCGGTCACGCTCACTCCCTGGTGGCGCAGTTCCTGGGCCATGGCCTGCGAGTAGGACAACACGAACGCCTTACACCCGCCGTACCCGGCCTGGCCGGGCAGCGGCTGAAAGGCGGCTACGGAGGCCACGTTGAGCACCGCCCCCGTGCCGCGCTCCACCATGGCAGGCACGAACAGACTGCAGAGGTGGGCCACCGCCTCAACGTCGAGGCGAATCATGGCGATCTCGCTCTGGGGCTCACTTAGATGCACCGGCCCCATGGTGGATACACCGGCGTTGTTCACCAGCACCTGAACCTGGAGGCCGCGTTCGCGCAGCGTGGTGGCGATCGCCGAGCGCTGCGCGTCATCAGACACATCAGCAACGATGACCTCAGCCCGCACGCCGGTAGAAGCCGTCAGTTCCTCCGCCAGCATCCGCAGGCGATCTTCGCGACGGGCCACCAGGGTCACGCCGTGACCTCGGCGCGCCAGTGCCCGGGCCAGCTCCACGCCAATGCCGGCCGAGGCTCCCGTGATCAGCGCGGTGCAGTGGGGAGCGGGGATCGGCAGGGCCATGCCAAGAGCGTAGGACAGGGCAGGAACGGACCGGACCGGTGGGTTACCAACCCAACACGGTGTCGAGCACTTCGCCGGCGATCGCCAGCCCGCCGAGGTGGCTTTCGCCATCGCGCACGAACAGGGTGCCGTGGCGCAACGACGGCACAAAATGCTCGGCGTGGGCGACGGGCACGATGTTGTCGTCACGACCATGCCACCACCACACCGGCACATCGATGACCCCGGGGTCGAAGCCCCAGTCTTTCGTGAACAAAATCCCGTCGTCCACGATCGCCCGCATGCTGTGGCCGCCGTTGGTGGCGAGGTCGTCGAGGAACATCTCTTTGATGTCCGCCTGGCCCAGCACGGCGCGGTCCCCCGGCGGTGATAAGGCGGCGTAGAGGTCGAGGCCTCGTGATCCGAACGGCTTCGATGCCCGCATCAAGACGGTCAGCGCCAGGCCGGCGGGTCGGCGTATCACCGGCAGGAGCGGTGCCACTGCCTTCGCCAACCCCACGACCCCTCCCGGCACGGCATCAGGCCCCACGGTGGGTACCACGCCGTCGAGAATCCCCACCGAGCGAACGCGATCGGGAAGGCCGGCGGCCACCGCGAGGGCGTAGGGCCCGCCGCCGGAGAGACCCACCACGGAGAAATTTCCGATACCGAGTTGGTCCACCACCATCTCAACGTCGGCTACGAAGTCGAAGACGCAGCCATAGCGATGCGCCGGCGACCAGCCCACGCCGGGGCGATCAAGCCCGAGGATGCGCAGGTTGCGGGATTGGGCGATGCGCCGGGCCTCCTCGGGGATCTGGCGCCGGGCGCCCGGGGTGCCGTGAAACCAGACCACCGTCTGCCCGTGAGGAGTACCGAACTCGGCCACCCCCAGTTTGCGACCATCGCGCACCGGCACCGTGCCCTCGAAGCGAGCGGCAGTGATGTTCCCCACCGCTCAGATCATCCTGATCGGGCGGCGAGGGTCGGTGAGCAAGGTCTGCGGCACGAATGGAGGATACGTTCACCAGCATGACGATGGTCCCCTATGACGAGTTCGGGCTGTTTCAGGAGAACGCCACGGAGTTTGGTCTCCCCTATCCCGGGCCGCCGGTCGTGCGCCGGGAGCGGTTCACGGTGGCCCCCGATCGCCAGCTGAGTGCACTGGTGTGGGGAGAAACAACCCCAGAGGTGGTTCTGCTTCATGGCGGCGCCCAGAATGCCCACACGTGGGACACCGTCGCCCTGGCCCTCGGCCGTAGCCTGCTGGCCATCGACCTCCCCGGTCACGGCCACTCCGATGCCCCCGCCGAAGGGAGCCTCGACCTGCGCCGCAACGCCCAGGACGTGGCCCAGGTGATCGCCGCCCTCGCCCCATCCGCCACTGCGGTAGTGGGCATGTCGCTGGGTGGGCTCACCACCATTGCCGTGGCCGATGCCCATCCTGATCTCGTCCGCCGGGTCGTGCTGGTAGACGTCACCCCCCGTGTCGAAGGACCGGGCGCGGCAGCCATCATGGCCTTCATCAACGGTCCCGAGAGCTTCGCCGACTTCGACGAACTTCTCGCCCGCACCATCGAGTTCAACCCCACCCGGTCGGAGTCGTCCCTCCGCCGGGGCATCCTTCACAACGCCATGCCGCGCGAGGACGGCTCCTGGGTGTGGCGATACCGGCGCTTCACAGAGGCCGCCGCGTCAGGGGAGCGGTCGCTACCCGCCGAAGACCTCTGGGATGCCCTGGGTCGGATCGCGGTGCCGCTGATGCTGGTGCGGGGAATGCGCCCGGGTTCAGTGGTGGACGACGAGGCGGAAGCCGAACTACGCCGCCGCCAACCCACCGCTCGAATCGAGCATGTCGTTGAAGCCGGTCACAGCGTCCAGGGCGACGACCCGCTCCACCTCGCCCATCTCATTGCCGACTTCATTACCTGAAGGCGACGGCGGCGCGTGTTCAGGACCAGGTGTAGAAGACGCCGGTAAGTTCTTCGCTGCGGTTCCAAAGGCGACCGGCGGCGGCGGCATCGAGGGCATTGGCGCGTCGCCCCACGCGGGTGGGGTACCCGCGGGCTTCGCCGAAGGAGTCCGGCCCCCAGTAGTCGTCGGCCATCACGGTGGGCATCGTGGCGGCGAAGAGCTGCGGGAGTGCCCCCATGTGATCCGACTGCCCCAACAACTTGTCACCCAAGCTGGTGAGCGGCTTGAGAAACCCGGCTCCCCGGGTGGGTCCGGAACTGAGGTTGGTGGCGGCATAACCCGGATGAGCGGCGGCGGCGAGGAGGGCCGTGTCGTGGTCCGTTGCCTGGCGCTGGAGCTCGCTGCTGAAGAGCAGATTGGCCAGCTTCGACTGGGAGTAGGCCGACCAACGCCCGTAACGGTGGTGCTCGAAGAACAGGTCCTCGAAATGGATCTTCCCAAATTTGTGGGCATTGGATGACACGCTGATCACCCGGGGCGCCGGGGCGGCGAGCAAGACGGGCAGGAGGAGGCCCGTGAGAGCAAAGTGGCCAAGGTGGTTGGTGGCCAACTGCAACTCGAAGCCATCGTCGGTAGTAGCCCGGGGTACGGCCATGACCCCGGCGTTGTTCATCATCACATCGAGGTGGCCGAGTTCATCGATCAAACCAGCAGCACAGGCACGCACCGACGCCAGCGACGCCAGATCCAGGCTGCGTATCTCCGGCGGCGGGCCGGTCGCGTGGATCTTCACCGCTTCCAGGGCGGCCTTGGCCCGACGTTCGTCGCGGCAGGCCATCAACACCCGAGCACCCTTACCTGCCAACGCCTCCGCCGAGCGCAGACCGAGGCCACTGTTGGCTCCGGTGATCACAATGGTTTGCCCGGTTTGATCGGGGATGTCGGCGGCGGTCCAGGTGGCCATGACCAGATCCTCCCATTCCTACCTACGTCATGAGTAGTGCTGGCTTGAACCCACCCCCCAGGGAAGGTGGTCGAGTGGCTCTCATCGAACGGTGATACCCGAGACAGCCCCCCGCAAGGGATGTATCGCCCCGGGTTCAGGTGGCGGTGGTGGAGCGACCGCCGAAGCCGAAGAGGTGCTGGGCCACCTTGCGCATCTGTATCTCCTCGGAGCCCTCGGTGATGCGATAGCGACGGTGGTGACGGTAGATGTGCTCAAAGGGCATGTGGCGGCTGTAGCCCACGCCGCCGCAGGTTTGCATGGCCCGGTCAGCCGCGTCGCAGGCCAAACGGTTGGCTCGGTAGTTGCACATCGCCACCTGATGGGTGAGTTCCATGTGGTGGCGCCGATCCATCTGCCAGGCCGTCATGCGAATCAGTTGGCGCAGCATCGCCGCTTCGCTGTGGAGTTCGACCAGGGGAAATTGGATGCCCTGGTTGGTAGATAGCGCCGTGCTCCAGGTGGTGCGGCCGTTGGCATAAGCCACGGCTTCGTCGATGCAGTACTGGGCGGCACCCAACGAAGACGCCGCTTGGCGGATCCGGTTCTCGTGCACGAACGACTGGGCCAACTCCAATCCGTGATCAAGGCGCCCGAAGAGCGCATCGGCCCCCACGCGCACATCGGTCATGGTCACCTCGGCATGGTCGGTGGGCATGTTGAAGGTCCACCAGAAGTAGTCCACCGAGAAGCCCGACGCGTCGCAGGGCACGAGGAACGCGCTGATGCCCACCGGCGATCCATCTTCGCCCGACGTGCGGGCGAAGATGATGTCATGGGTGGCGTGGTGCAACCCCGAGTTGAAGCGCTTGTGGCCGTTGAGCACCCACTCGTCGCCGTCAGCCACTGCGGTGGTCTCAAGGAAGGTGGCATCGGAACCATGGTTGGGTTCGGTAAGGCCAAAGGCCAGCCGTCGGGTGCCGTCCAGGAAACCCGGCATCCACTCGGCCTTCTGGGCCTCGGTGCCGAAGTCGCGCATCATCAACACGGTAGGGAAGTTGCCCACCACCGAACTCTCGTTCTGGAGGTCGTTGAACAACCCCAGGCCCTTATGGGCTAGGTGCTCGCGAATGATCGCCATCTCGAGATTGCTGGCGTCTCGGCCACCGAACTCCGCCGGCAGCGCGAGCCGGAGCCACCCCGCTGCGTCGGCCCGACGTCGCATCTCGGCCAGCAGATCCTCCCATTCGGCCCGAGGTACGCCGTCGTTGTCGAAGTCTGTGCGCGAGTACTCGCGGCGGTGATCGAAGAAACGCTCATTGTCATCCTGGGCCTGCAGCGGGGCGATCTCCGCCGCGATAAAGGCATCGAGGGCGCGCAGGGTGGATTCGGTCTCTGCCGGAATCTCAAAGTCCATCCCCGAAACCTAGAGCAGCCCTGTCCGTGACGGCCACGGGGCCGGGCTGTACTGACCCCGATCCCCCTCCGCCCCCCCAGGGGCCGGATTGCGGCATGATCCAGGGATGAAGATCGGAATCAACGGATCCAGCCTTATCGCCCTGGGAGCCCCGCTGGGGGCCCTCGTCGACCACGCCGCGCAAGCCGAAGCCGACGGCTTCGCCACCTATTGGCTGGCGCAACTCGCGGTGCCCGATGCCCTCACCGCCATCGCGGTGATGGGGGCTTCCACCAGCACCATAGAACTCGGCACCGCCGTGATCCCCACCTGGCCGCGGCATCCGCTCATGCTGGCGGCCCAGGCCCTCACCGTGCAGGAGGCCATCGGGTCGCGCCTCCTGCTGGGCATCGGGCTAGCCCACAAGTCGAGCATCGAGGGAACGCTCAAGATCCCCTTTGCCAACCCGGCCAAGCACATGGACGAGTACCTGCAGGTGCTGCTCCCCGCCCTCACCGATCGCAAGGTGTCCTTCACCGGCGACATCTGGTCGGCGGAGAGCGACGGTATCGGCGGCACCCCCGAGATCGCATCTCCCAGCGTGATGCTGGCGGCCATGGGCCCTCGCATGCTGCGGCTCGCCGGTGAGCGAACCGCCGGTTCCATCCTTTGGCTGAGCGGCCCCAAAGCCATTGCCGAGCAGATCAAGCCAGCCCTCGATGCTGCCGCCGCCGGGGCCGGACAACCGCCGCCTCGCATCGTCGCCAGTGTGCCGGTATGTGTCACCACCAAGCCCGACGACGTGAAGGCGATGGTCGCCACGCTCCTGGAGGGATACAACGACCTGCCGTCGTATCGCGGGGTCATGGACACCGAGGGCGCCGGCGGCCCCGCCGATGTGTCACTCATCGGCAGCGAAGATGAAGTGCGTGCCGGTCTCGCCGCCTTCGCCGCCGCCGGGGCCACCGACTTCTCCGCCCTCGAGTTCGTGGTGGATCCAGCCGACGCGGCACCCACCCGGGCGCTACTGGTTGACCTGGCTCGAGGCTGAGACCCTGCGTCGCCCTAACGGGCCACTACGCTGCGGCCGATGCAAGATTCCGTGACCATGACCATTGAAGCCACGCCGGCGGAGGTGTGGGCCCTTGTCAGCGACGTAACCAAGATCGGGCGCTACAGCCCCGAGACCTTCGAGGCCGAATGGCTCGACGGGGCCACCGGGCCGGCGGTGGGGGTGCGTTTTCGCGGTCACGTGAAACGCAACCAGAAGGGGCCGATCTACTGGGCCACCTGTGTCATCACCGAATGCGAGCAGGACCAGGCCTTCGGCTTTACGGTGGGCGAATCCGTGGAGAAAGGGCTCAACAACTGGCGCTATGCGCTGGTGGCGAACCCCACCGGTGGCACCGACGTCACCGAGTCGTTTCGCCTGAAGGACACGCTCGCCATGCGCCTCTACTGGGG
Proteins encoded in this window:
- a CDS encoding acyl-CoA dehydrogenase family protein; the protein is MDFEIPAETESTLRALDAFIAAEIAPLQAQDDNERFFDHRREYSRTDFDNDGVPRAEWEDLLAEMRRRADAAGWLRLALPAEFGGRDASNLEMAIIREHLAHKGLGLFNDLQNESSVVGNFPTVLMMRDFGTEAQKAEWMPGFLDGTRRLAFGLTEPNHGSDATFLETTAVADGDEWVLNGHKRFNSGLHHATHDIIFARTSGEDGSPVGISAFLVPCDASGFSVDYFWWTFNMPTDHAEVTMTDVRVGADALFGRLDHGLELAQSFVHENRIRQAASSLGAAQYCIDEAVAYANGRTTWSTALSTNQGIQFPLVELHSEAAMLRQLIRMTAWQMDRRHHMELTHQVAMCNYRANRLACDAADRAMQTCGGVGYSRHMPFEHIYRHHRRYRITEGSEEIQMRKVAQHLFGFGGRSTTAT
- a CDS encoding alpha/beta hydrolase codes for the protein MGNITAARFEGTVPVRDGRKLGVAEFGTPHGQTVVWFHGTPGARRQIPEEARRIAQSRNLRILGLDRPGVGWSPAHRYGCVFDFVADVEMVVDQLGIGNFSVVGLSGGGPYALAVAAGLPDRVRSVGILDGVVPTVGPDAVPGGVVGLAKAVAPLLPVIRRPAGLALTVLMRASKPFGSRGLDLYAALSPPGDRAVLGQADIKEMFLDDLATNGGHSMRAIVDDGILFTKDWGFDPGVIDVPVWWWHGRDDNIVPVAHAEHFVPSLRHGTLFVRDGESHLGGLAIAGEVLDTVLGW
- a CDS encoding alpha/beta hydrolase translates to MTMVPYDEFGLFQENATEFGLPYPGPPVVRRERFTVAPDRQLSALVWGETTPEVVLLHGGAQNAHTWDTVALALGRSLLAIDLPGHGHSDAPAEGSLDLRRNAQDVAQVIAALAPSATAVVGMSLGGLTTIAVADAHPDLVRRVVLVDVTPRVEGPGAAAIMAFINGPESFADFDELLARTIEFNPTRSESSLRRGILHNAMPREDGSWVWRYRRFTEAAASGERSLPAEDLWDALGRIAVPLMLVRGMRPGSVVDDEAEAELRRRQPTARIEHVVEAGHSVQGDDPLHLAHLIADFIT
- a CDS encoding SDR family NAD(P)-dependent oxidoreductase; the encoded protein is MATWTAADIPDQTGQTIVITGANSGLGLRSAEALAGKGARVLMACRDERRAKAALEAVKIHATGPPPEIRSLDLASLASVRACAAGLIDELGHLDVMMNNAGVMAVPRATTDDGFELQLATNHLGHFALTGLLLPVLLAAPAPRVISVSSNAHKFGKIHFEDLFFEHHRYGRWSAYSQSKLANLLFSSELQRQATDHDTALLAAAAHPGYAATNLSSGPTRGAGFLKPLTSLGDKLLGQSDHMGALPQLFAATMPTVMADDYWGPDSFGEARGYPTRVGRRANALDAAAAGRLWNRSEELTGVFYTWS
- a CDS encoding SDR family oxidoreductase — protein: MALPIPAPHCTALITGASAGIGVELARALARRGHGVTLVARREDRLRMLAEELTASTGVRAEVIVADVSDDAQRSAIATTLRERGLQVQVLVNNAGVSTMGPVHLSEPQSEIAMIRLDVEAVAHLCSLFVPAMVERGTGAVLNVASVAAFQPLPGQAGYGGCKAFVLSYSQAMAQELRHQGVSVTAVCPGPVETEFAVASGMGEAEAAAAAAALPSFMWVSATEVALQALAALDKGRDVLIPGRPNQLAVVATRAVPRRVLLRLLAGRHPALNRP
- a CDS encoding TIGR03564 family F420-dependent LLM class oxidoreductase, whose protein sequence is MKIGINGSSLIALGAPLGALVDHAAQAEADGFATYWLAQLAVPDALTAIAVMGASTSTIELGTAVIPTWPRHPLMLAAQALTVQEAIGSRLLLGIGLAHKSSIEGTLKIPFANPAKHMDEYLQVLLPALTDRKVSFTGDIWSAESDGIGGTPEIASPSVMLAAMGPRMLRLAGERTAGSILWLSGPKAIAEQIKPALDAAAAGAGQPPPRIVASVPVCVTTKPDDVKAMVATLLEGYNDLPSYRGVMDTEGAGGPADVSLIGSEDEVRAGLAAFAAAGATDFSALEFVVDPADAAPTRALLVDLARG